Proteins encoded by one window of Cannabis sativa cultivar Pink pepper isolate KNU-18-1 chromosome 4, ASM2916894v1, whole genome shotgun sequence:
- the LOC115712854 gene encoding uncharacterized protein LOC115712854, whose amino-acid sequence MKSVALSPSSLIFLLPSAASINGVASGCFCFCYSSSSSSSTAISSSFNKYNFFIIMGRSKKFPSSSPSSPKGSEPTPPRITSNVKQNLQFLKLWKEFQKRKSSTPKPATSYRKKKVDKEDLPEDTEYYRDPTTTLYYTNQGLETAVPVLLVDGYNVCGYWAKLKKYFMNGRLDMARQKLIDELVAFSLLREVKVVVVFDAMLSGLPTHKETFESVDIIFSSETCADAWIEKEVVALREDGCPRVWVATSDHDQQHAAHGAGAFVWSCKALVSEIKASKKEVEMMLQEHRSSSFQGKLLKHNLDSDVVDALKDLRSKLSGPS is encoded by the exons ATGAAATCAGTGGCGTTGTCACCGTCATCACTCATCTTTTTACTGCCATCTGCTGCTTCTATCAATGGCGTTGCTTCTGGATGTTTCTGCTTCTGCTattcgtcttcttcttcttcttcgactGCGATTTCAAGCTCCTTTAACAAATACAACTTCTTTATAATTATGGGGCGGAGCAAGAagtttccttcttcttccccaTCATCTCCTAAG GGATCCGAACCAACTCCTCCGAGAATCACATCAAATGTCAAGCAGAATTTGCAGTTTTTAAAATTATGGAAG GAATTCCAAAAGAGAAAATCTAGCACACCTAAGCCTGCCACTAGTTACCGAAAGAAAAAGGTGGACAAAGAAGATCTGCCGGAAGACACCGAGTACTATCGTGATCCAACCACAACCCTCTACTA TACAAACCAGGGTTTGGAAACTGCTGTCCCTGTCTTGCTGGTTGATGGGTATAATGTTTGTGGCTATTGGGCAAAGCTGAAGAAATATTTTATGAATGGAAGACTTGATATGGCTCGGCAAAAACTGATTGATGAGCTTGTAGCATTCAGCTTGTTGAGAG AAGTGAAAGTGGTGGTTGTATTTGATGCTATGCTGTCGGGACTCCCAACACATAAGGAAACGTTTGAAAG TGTTGATATAATTTTCTCAAGTGAAACGTGTGCTGATGCATGGATTGAGAAAGAG GTTGTAGCCTTGAGGGAGGATGGGTGTCCTAGAGTTTGGGTTGCAACATCTGATCATGATCAGCAACACGCAGCACATGGAGCA GGAGCCTTTGTTTGGAGCTGCAAGGCGCTGGTTTCTGAG ATTaaagcatcaaagaaggaggtTGAGATGATGCTCCAAGAACATAG ATCCAGTTCTTTCCAAGGTAAATTGTTGAAGCATAATCTTGATTCAGATGTAGTAGATGCTCTCAAAGATTTAAGGAGCAAGTTGTCTGGACCGAGTTGA